The following are encoded together in the Girardinichthys multiradiatus isolate DD_20200921_A chromosome X, DD_fGirMul_XY1, whole genome shotgun sequence genome:
- the LOC124862683 gene encoding disintegrin and metalloproteinase domain-containing protein 11-like isoform X1 — MLAVWCFMVFGAVGERLAVSGADGGLWDWFAPSDQLDNGETEITYPKRLVQQIRSEEEMAHGYLDTRVKNSSGDSSPVHLAQSCFQVQAFGCAFTLDLELNHHLLSSDYVERHFNYNGKPLQSVGGEHCYYQGRLRGLPESWAAVSTCHGLCGMFSDGFYSYGIEPVNNASHEDNGAHLIRRMPDIRLSQHCPECTEDSEQDSSEIVEDGNTLDQTESQQGTGGLRRSKRFVRRPSVQTETKYIELMVVNDYDLFVQLRRSSSQTKNFAKAVVNTADTIFQEQLNTRIVLVAMETWTLENMMPVVEDTLITLQNFMKYRKDSIKEQSDVVHLFSGRTFHSSRSGTAYTGGVCSPTKGGGINEYGSVGAMAITLCQSLGQNIGMRWNNARTSAGDCRCPDAWVGCIMEDTGFYLPRKFSRCSVDEYIQFLLQGGGSCLFNKPNKLLDPPECGNGFVEPGEECDCGSQVECARSGGACCKKCTLTHDAMCSNGLCCSGCKYELRGVVCREAVNDCDIPETCTGDSSQCPHNVHKLDGYMCDSSQGRCYGGRCRTRDGQCKGLWGYNSADRFCYEKLNAEGTDKGNCGRDIEGKRWLQCNKPDVLCGFLFCANVTTKPKFGDLQGEVTSFTLYHQNKYLDCRGGHALLEDGSDMGYVEDGTPCGPNMMCLERRCLSVAAFNLSTCPGPKFEHICSHHGTCSNEVKCICDRDYTGKDCSVFDPIPEPTVPTGPEKKGTFEEEDLEEDKITVCLAVCVLSTLVFLLAPCCFHVQKEGNEKRTHKSSISAPRSLQISDDHFLQAPVCSFHLSSFGTPATLRPVGLLSPYQTNHTHCCLLRIMSRLHLKQGCGSLCGRHQGS; from the exons ATGCTGGCGGTGTGGTGCTTCATGGTCTTTGGTGCAGTGGGCGAGAGGCTTGCGGTGTCAG GTGCAGATGGAGGATTGTGGGATTGGTTTGCCCCCTCAGACCAGCTGGATAATGGGGAAACTGAGATCACTTATCCAAAACGACTGGTGCAGCAGATCCGGTCAGAGGAGGAAATGGCTCATGGCTACTTGGATACCAGAGTGAAGAATAGCAGTGGTGATAGCTCG CCCGTCCACCTGGCCCAGAGCTGTTTTCAGGTCCAAGCCTTCGGATGCGCCTTCACTCTTGACCTGGAACTAAACCA TCACCTGCTGTCTTCGGACTATGTGGAGAGGCACTTTAACTACAACGGCAAACCCTTGCAGTCTGTG GGAGGAGAGCACTGCTACTACCAAGGAAGGCTGAGAGGTTTACCAGAGTCATGGGCAGCTGTCTCCACTTGTCACGGCCTGTG TGGCATGTTCTCTGATGGTTTCTACTCCTATGGAATTGAGCCTGTTAACAATGCAAGTCATGAG gacAATGGGGCTCACTTAATTCGCAGGATGCCCGATATCAGACTATCCCAGCACTGCCCAG AGTGTACAGAGGACAGTGAGCAGGACAGCAGCGAAATTGTTGAAGACGGCAACACACTAGACCAAACGGAGAGTCAGCAGGGGACTGGGGGGCTGAGAAGATCCAAGAGGTTTGTCCGCAGGCCCTCTGTCCAGACTGAGACCAAATATATTGAGCTGATGGTGGTAAACGACTACGATTTG tTTGTGCAGCTGCGCCGCTCGAGCAGCCAAACCAAGAACTTTGCCAAAGCTGTAGTCAACACAGCAGACACG ATCTTTCAGGAACAGCTGAACACCAGAATTGTGTTGGTGGCCATGGAGACCTGGACCTTGGAAAACATGATGCCGGTTGTGGAGGACACACTGATAACGCTGCAGAACTTCATGAAGTACAGGAAGGACAGCATCAAGGAGCAGAGCGATGTTGTCCATCTTTTCTC AGGGCGTACATTTCACAGTAGTCGCAGTGGGACAGCCTACACAGGAGGAGTGTGTTCTCCAACAAAAGGAGGAGGAATTAATGAG TATGGGAGTGTCGGGGCGATGGCCATCACTTTGTGTCAGAGTCTTGGCCAGAACATTGGGATGAGGTGGAACAATGCAAGAACCTCAGCAG GTGACTGCAGATGCCCAGATGCCTGGGTGGGCTGCATAATGGAAGACACTGG ATTTTATCTGCCCAGAAAGTTTTCTCGCTGTAGTGTTGATGAGTACATCCAGTTCTTGCTCCAGGGGGGTGGGAGCTGCCTTTTCAACAAGCCTAATAAG ctgTTGGACCCTCCAGAGTGTGGAAACGGCTTTGTGGAGCCAGGAGAAGAGTGTGACTGTGGATCCCAGGTG GAGTGCGCCCGCAGTGGAGGAGCCTGCTGTAAAAAGTGTACTCTTACCCATGACGCCATGTGCAGTAATGGACTCTGCTGCAGTGGCTGTAAA TATGAGCTGAGAGGTGTTGTTTGTCGAGAGGCCGTGAATGACTGTGATATTCCTGAAACCTGCACAGGAGACTCCAGCCAG TGCCCTCATAATGTCCACAAGCTGGATGGTTACATGTGTGATAGCAGTCAG GGACGCTGTTATGGTGGACGCTGCAGGACTCGTGATGGGCAGTGCAAAGGACTCTGGGGATATA ATTCAGCAGACAGGTTCTGTTATGAGAAGCTGAATGCTGAAGGGACAGACAAGGGAAACTGTGGTCGGGACATTGAAGGGAAACGCTGGCTGCAGTGCAACAAGCC GGACGTATTATGTGGCTTCCTTTTCTGTGCAAATGTCACAACAAAGCCAAAATTTGGTGATTTGCAGGGTGAGGTGACCAGCTTTACCCTCTATCACCAGAACAAATACCTGGACTGCAG AGGTGGTCATGCTCTGCTAGAGGATGGCTCAGATATGGGCTACGTAGAGGATGGCACACCCTGCGGGCCCAACATGATGTGTTTGGAGAGACGCTGCCTCTCTGTTGCAGCGTTTAACCTCAGCACCTGTCCGGGACCTAAATTTGAACACATTTGCTCTCACCATGgg ACCTGTAGCAACGAGGTGAAGTGTATCTGTGACAGGGACTACACAGGAAAGGACTGCAGTGTTTTCGATCCCATCCCTGAACCCACAGTCCCAACAGGCCCAGAGAAAAAAG GAACATTCGAAGAGGAAG ATCTGGAGGAGGATAAGATCACTGTCTGTCTCGCTGTCTGTGTCCTGTCCACACTTGTCTTCCTCCTCGCACCGTGTTGTTTCCACGTTCAAAAAGAGGGGAATGAAAAAAGAACACACAAGTCTTCCATTTCAGCTCCGAGGTCTCTCCAAATCTCAGATGACCACTTCCTCCAAGCTCCTGTCTGCTCCTTCCATTTGTCCTCCTTTGGGACCCCCGCCACCTTGAGGCCTGTGGGGCTCCTCTCACCATACCAGACGAATCACACTCACTGCTGCCTGCTGAGGATCATGTCCAGGCTGCACCTAAAGCAAGGATGTGGCTCTCTCTGTGGGAGACACCAGGGGTCCTAA
- the LOC124862683 gene encoding disintegrin and metalloproteinase domain-containing protein 11-like isoform X2, with protein sequence MLAVWCFMVFGAVGERLAVSGADGGLWDWFAPSDQLDNGETEITYPKRLVQQIRSEEEMAHGYLDTRVKNSSGDSSPVHLAQSCFQVQAFGCAFTLDLELNHHLLSSDYVERHFNYNGKPLQSVGGEHCYYQGRLRGLPESWAAVSTCHGLCGMFSDGFYSYGIEPVNNASHEDNGAHLIRRMPDIRLSQHCPECTEDSEQDSSEIVEDGNTLDQTESQQGTGGLRRSKRFVRRPSVQTETKYIELMVVNDYDLFVQLRRSSSQTKNFAKAVVNTADTIFQEQLNTRIVLVAMETWTLENMMPVVEDTLITLQNFMKYRKDSIKEQSDVVHLFSGRTFHSSRSGTAYTGGVCSPTKGGGINEYGSVGAMAITLCQSLGQNIGMRWNNARTSAGDCRCPDAWVGCIMEDTGFYLPRKFSRCSVDEYIQFLLQGGGSCLFNKPNKLLDPPECGNGFVEPGEECDCGSQVECARSGGACCKKCTLTHDAMCSNGLCCSGCKYELRGVVCREAVNDCDIPETCTGDSSQCPHNVHKLDGYMCDSSQGRCYGGRCRTRDGQCKGLWGYNSADRFCYEKLNAEGTDKGNCGRDIEGKRWLQCNKPDVLCGFLFCANVTTKPKFGDLQGEVTSFTLYHQNKYLDCRGGHALLEDGSDMGYVEDGTPCGPNMMCLERRCLSVAAFNLSTCPGPKFEHICSHHGTCSNEVKCICDRDYTGKDCSVFDPIPEPTVPTGPEKKGPSGTNIIIGSIAGAILLAAIVLGGTGWGFKNIRRGRSGGG encoded by the exons ATGCTGGCGGTGTGGTGCTTCATGGTCTTTGGTGCAGTGGGCGAGAGGCTTGCGGTGTCAG GTGCAGATGGAGGATTGTGGGATTGGTTTGCCCCCTCAGACCAGCTGGATAATGGGGAAACTGAGATCACTTATCCAAAACGACTGGTGCAGCAGATCCGGTCAGAGGAGGAAATGGCTCATGGCTACTTGGATACCAGAGTGAAGAATAGCAGTGGTGATAGCTCG CCCGTCCACCTGGCCCAGAGCTGTTTTCAGGTCCAAGCCTTCGGATGCGCCTTCACTCTTGACCTGGAACTAAACCA TCACCTGCTGTCTTCGGACTATGTGGAGAGGCACTTTAACTACAACGGCAAACCCTTGCAGTCTGTG GGAGGAGAGCACTGCTACTACCAAGGAAGGCTGAGAGGTTTACCAGAGTCATGGGCAGCTGTCTCCACTTGTCACGGCCTGTG TGGCATGTTCTCTGATGGTTTCTACTCCTATGGAATTGAGCCTGTTAACAATGCAAGTCATGAG gacAATGGGGCTCACTTAATTCGCAGGATGCCCGATATCAGACTATCCCAGCACTGCCCAG AGTGTACAGAGGACAGTGAGCAGGACAGCAGCGAAATTGTTGAAGACGGCAACACACTAGACCAAACGGAGAGTCAGCAGGGGACTGGGGGGCTGAGAAGATCCAAGAGGTTTGTCCGCAGGCCCTCTGTCCAGACTGAGACCAAATATATTGAGCTGATGGTGGTAAACGACTACGATTTG tTTGTGCAGCTGCGCCGCTCGAGCAGCCAAACCAAGAACTTTGCCAAAGCTGTAGTCAACACAGCAGACACG ATCTTTCAGGAACAGCTGAACACCAGAATTGTGTTGGTGGCCATGGAGACCTGGACCTTGGAAAACATGATGCCGGTTGTGGAGGACACACTGATAACGCTGCAGAACTTCATGAAGTACAGGAAGGACAGCATCAAGGAGCAGAGCGATGTTGTCCATCTTTTCTC AGGGCGTACATTTCACAGTAGTCGCAGTGGGACAGCCTACACAGGAGGAGTGTGTTCTCCAACAAAAGGAGGAGGAATTAATGAG TATGGGAGTGTCGGGGCGATGGCCATCACTTTGTGTCAGAGTCTTGGCCAGAACATTGGGATGAGGTGGAACAATGCAAGAACCTCAGCAG GTGACTGCAGATGCCCAGATGCCTGGGTGGGCTGCATAATGGAAGACACTGG ATTTTATCTGCCCAGAAAGTTTTCTCGCTGTAGTGTTGATGAGTACATCCAGTTCTTGCTCCAGGGGGGTGGGAGCTGCCTTTTCAACAAGCCTAATAAG ctgTTGGACCCTCCAGAGTGTGGAAACGGCTTTGTGGAGCCAGGAGAAGAGTGTGACTGTGGATCCCAGGTG GAGTGCGCCCGCAGTGGAGGAGCCTGCTGTAAAAAGTGTACTCTTACCCATGACGCCATGTGCAGTAATGGACTCTGCTGCAGTGGCTGTAAA TATGAGCTGAGAGGTGTTGTTTGTCGAGAGGCCGTGAATGACTGTGATATTCCTGAAACCTGCACAGGAGACTCCAGCCAG TGCCCTCATAATGTCCACAAGCTGGATGGTTACATGTGTGATAGCAGTCAG GGACGCTGTTATGGTGGACGCTGCAGGACTCGTGATGGGCAGTGCAAAGGACTCTGGGGATATA ATTCAGCAGACAGGTTCTGTTATGAGAAGCTGAATGCTGAAGGGACAGACAAGGGAAACTGTGGTCGGGACATTGAAGGGAAACGCTGGCTGCAGTGCAACAAGCC GGACGTATTATGTGGCTTCCTTTTCTGTGCAAATGTCACAACAAAGCCAAAATTTGGTGATTTGCAGGGTGAGGTGACCAGCTTTACCCTCTATCACCAGAACAAATACCTGGACTGCAG AGGTGGTCATGCTCTGCTAGAGGATGGCTCAGATATGGGCTACGTAGAGGATGGCACACCCTGCGGGCCCAACATGATGTGTTTGGAGAGACGCTGCCTCTCTGTTGCAGCGTTTAACCTCAGCACCTGTCCGGGACCTAAATTTGAACACATTTGCTCTCACCATGgg ACCTGTAGCAACGAGGTGAAGTGTATCTGTGACAGGGACTACACAGGAAAGGACTGCAGTGTTTTCGATCCCATCCCTGAACCCACAGTCCCAACAGGCCCAGAGAAAAAAG GTCCCAGTGGCACCAATATCATAATAGGGTCCATCGCAGGTGCTATTCTCCTGGCAGCTATAGTCCTAGGGGGAACAGGATGGGGATTTAA GAACATTCGAAGAGGAAG ATCTGGAGGAGGATAA
- the LOC124862684 gene encoding P43 5S RNA-binding protein-like isoform X1 produces the protein MNGVRGSKRLFNCTHADCGATFSREWKLKEHETVHTGARPYLCAIAGCGRRFKRKTHLRSHLLHHKGIKQFQCNSTGCGKTFFFANKLNRHVRIAHGNKAGVFKCSQQNCTLSFKKRRMLKLHLQAHNVPLTFKCSKDGCAATFNSHIARKAHEKKHAGYRCPHDGCQVLEHTWGKLQKHMAKHPATFSCSVCKKVFKKAGALQRHKRTHASHKPVLVCPRDNCQAYFSTTFNLEHHIRKVHLQLLKYKCSFPDCPRMFAMRESMQRHLCHHDPTATTLMKQRRQKKTWQKRLDGNNRGLVEENLGRLFALRMRLSRRAKVETNLSGLFNERKIPHYVDPEVNLRDLFGIKQPRPFEMPETGPVKS, from the exons ATGAATGGTGTTCGTGGTAGTAAACGATTGTTTAACTGCACCCACGCTGACTGTGGAGCGACTTTCTCAAGGGAGTGGAAGCTGAAGGAACACGAGACTGTGCACACCGGAGCA CGCCCGTATCTGTGCGCAATCGCTGGATGCGGTCGTCGCTTCAAGAGGAAAACCCACCTGAGAAGCCACTTGCTTCACCATAAAGGGATAAAGCAGTTCca ATGTAATAGTACAGGTTGCGGGAAGACTTTCTTCTTCGCCAACAAGCTTAATAGACATGTGCGCATCGCTCATGGAAACAAAGCCGGCGTTTTCAAG TGCAGCCAACAGAACTGCACCCTGAGCTTCAAGAAGCGCAGAATGTTGAAGCTACACTTACAGGCGCATAATGTGCCACTAACATTCAA ATGTTCTAAAGATGGATGTGCTGCAACATTCAACTCCCACATTGCCCGCAAAGCCCATGAGAAAAAGCATGCAG GTTACCGCTGCCCTCATGATGGCTGCCAGGTGCTTGAGCACACCTGGGGAAAACTTCAGAAACACATGGCTAAACACCCAG CTACCTtttcctgctcagtctgcaaGAAGGTGTTTAAGAAAGCTGGTGCTCTGCAGAGGCACAAACGAACCCATGCTTCCCATAAGCCTGTACTCGTGTGTCCCAGAGATAACTGCCAGGCctacttctccacaaccttcaacCTGGAGCACCACATTCGCAAGGTGCATCTTCAGCTACTAAAGTACAAGTGTTCCTTTCCTGACTGCCCTCGGATGTTTGCTATGAGG GAGAGTATGCAAAGACACCTTTGTCACCATGATCCCACTGCCACCACTCTGATG aaacaaagaagacaaaagaaAACCTGGCAGAAACGCTTGGATGGAAACAATCGGGGGCTTGTCGAGGAGAACCTGGGTCGCCTCTTTGCTCTTCGCATGCGGCTCTCCAGACGCGCCAAAGTGGAAACCAACCTTTCAGGCCTGTTCAACGAACGCAAGATCCCGCACTATGTAGACCCAGAAGTCAACCTACGGGACCTGTTTGGAATCAAGCAGCCCCGTCCTTTTGAGATGCCTGAGACTGGACCAGTGAAAAGTTAA
- the LOC124862684 gene encoding P43 5S RNA-binding protein-like isoform X2 — MNGVRGSKRLFNCTHADCGATFSREWKLKEHETVHTGARPYLCAIAGCGRRFKRKTHLRSHLLHHKGIKQFQCNSTGCGKTFFFANKLNRHVRIAHGNKAGVFKCSQQNCTLSFKKRRMLKLHLQAHNVPLTFKCSKDGCAATFNSHIARKAHEKKHAGYRCPHDGCQVLEHTWGKLQKHMAKHPATFSCSVCKKVFKKAGALQRHKRTHASHKPVLVCPRDNCQAYFSTTFNLEHHIRKESMQRHLCHHDPTATTLMKQRRQKKTWQKRLDGNNRGLVEENLGRLFALRMRLSRRAKVETNLSGLFNERKIPHYVDPEVNLRDLFGIKQPRPFEMPETGPVKS; from the exons ATGAATGGTGTTCGTGGTAGTAAACGATTGTTTAACTGCACCCACGCTGACTGTGGAGCGACTTTCTCAAGGGAGTGGAAGCTGAAGGAACACGAGACTGTGCACACCGGAGCA CGCCCGTATCTGTGCGCAATCGCTGGATGCGGTCGTCGCTTCAAGAGGAAAACCCACCTGAGAAGCCACTTGCTTCACCATAAAGGGATAAAGCAGTTCca ATGTAATAGTACAGGTTGCGGGAAGACTTTCTTCTTCGCCAACAAGCTTAATAGACATGTGCGCATCGCTCATGGAAACAAAGCCGGCGTTTTCAAG TGCAGCCAACAGAACTGCACCCTGAGCTTCAAGAAGCGCAGAATGTTGAAGCTACACTTACAGGCGCATAATGTGCCACTAACATTCAA ATGTTCTAAAGATGGATGTGCTGCAACATTCAACTCCCACATTGCCCGCAAAGCCCATGAGAAAAAGCATGCAG GTTACCGCTGCCCTCATGATGGCTGCCAGGTGCTTGAGCACACCTGGGGAAAACTTCAGAAACACATGGCTAAACACCCAG CTACCTtttcctgctcagtctgcaaGAAGGTGTTTAAGAAAGCTGGTGCTCTGCAGAGGCACAAACGAACCCATGCTTCCCATAAGCCTGTACTCGTGTGTCCCAGAGATAACTGCCAGGCctacttctccacaaccttcaacCTGGAGCACCACATTCGCAAG GAGAGTATGCAAAGACACCTTTGTCACCATGATCCCACTGCCACCACTCTGATG aaacaaagaagacaaaagaaAACCTGGCAGAAACGCTTGGATGGAAACAATCGGGGGCTTGTCGAGGAGAACCTGGGTCGCCTCTTTGCTCTTCGCATGCGGCTCTCCAGACGCGCCAAAGTGGAAACCAACCTTTCAGGCCTGTTCAACGAACGCAAGATCCCGCACTATGTAGACCCAGAAGTCAACCTACGGGACCTGTTTGGAATCAAGCAGCCCCGTCCTTTTGAGATGCCTGAGACTGGACCAGTGAAAAGTTAA